The Phaeacidiphilus oryzae TH49 region CACACGCCGGGGACCACTCTCGAAGCGCCACCCGAAGTACGGGATGGCAACCACGACGGAAGCAAGGCGCTCCGTCGCTTGATCGAAAGGGAGGTTGCGCGGTGGCTATCGCGCTTCCGATCGACATGAGCAAGTTCACCGGTGCGCTGTGTGCGGTGGCTCCGGCGCCGCGGTTGGCGAACCGGGAGACTGGACAGGTCCGCGTCGACCGCGACTCGGGCCTGACGATGTACCAGGTCGGCGTCTGCCTGCTGGCGGGCACGCAGGCCGAGGTCATCAACGTCTCGGTGCCGGGCGAGCCGAAGGGCGTCACGCTGGGGGTCCCGCTGGAGGTGCGGGAGCTGCGGGCGACACCGTGGGAGAACGACGGGCGGCACGGCATCGCCTTCCGCGCCACGGAGGTCAAGCCGCTGTCCGGCTCCGCGCCGGCTCCGGCGTCCGGGAAGGGCGGCGCGCAGTGATCGGCCCCGGGGCGTACATGACGCGCCACCCTGCGACCGTGGCGCACCATGCCTCTCGTGGCGGCTGGTTCGGCTGGCTGCTGCTGGCCCTGCTTGCCGTGTGGGCGGTGCTGTACCTGGGGGCGCCGGTCTACCGGCGGCGGTTTCCGGCACTGTGGTGGTTCGGCATCGGGCTGCCCGCGGTGCTGTGGCGGGTGCTCGTGCGCTGGCCGGAGACGATGGCGGGATGCCACCTTGCCGCCTCGCGCAAGCCGGCGCTGACCGTGCTGGCGAACCTGGTGGGCAGGGGATCGAAGCCGCCGCGGCCGAGGGTGCCGCGTCGGCGGATGCTCCACCCGACGCGGAACGGCTTCTGGTTGCTGGTGCGGCTGCTGCCGGGACAGGTCCCGTCCGACTTCGCCGACGCGGCTCCCGCGCTCGCGCACGCCTGGCGGGTGCACGGGGTCCGAGTGACCACCCCGGCCGAGGGTCTGGTGAAGCTGACCGCGACGGCGCTGGATCCGCTCGCGGAACCGCATCTGCCCCAACCCGGGCACGGGGCGGGGGAGTTGCTGCGGGTGGTGGTCGGCGCTCTGGAGTCCGGTGGGGCGTGGGTGCTGGATCTGCGCCGGATCCCGCACTGGCTGATCGTGGGGGCCACCCGGTCGGGGAAGTCGACGCTGATCAACGCACTGGTGGCGGGGCTGGCTCCGCAGGCGGTGGCGCTGGTCGGGATCGACTGCAAGGGCGGCATGGAGTTGTCCCTGTACGGGCCACGGCTGTCCGCCCTGGCCACCGACCGGCGGCAGGCGGTCAAGCTGCTGGCCGCACTGGTGGAGCTGACGCAGGAGCGGATGGCGCTGTGCCGCTCCCGCGCGGTGCGCAACGTGTGGGCACTGCCGGACGGCACGCGGCCGGTGCCGGTGGTGGTGATCGTGGACGAGATCGCCGAACTGTTCCTGATCGCCTCCCGCGCGGAGAAGGAAGAGGCGCAGGGTGCGGCAACGGCGCTGATCCGGCTGGCCCAACTCGGCGCCGCCTTGGGGGTGTTCCTGGTGGTGGCCGGCCAACGGGTCGGCTCGGACCTGGGGCCGGGGGTGACCGCGCTGCGCGCGCAGCTCGGCGGCCGGGTCTGCCACCGGGTCGCCGATCCGGAGACCGCCGCCATGACCCTGGGCGACCTGCACCCGGACGCGCTGGAGGCGGCGCAGGCCATCGACCCCACCCAACCGGGCACGGCGGTGCTGGCCTCCGGGGACGGCTGGGAACGTGCCCGCTCCGCCCTGGTGGCGGAGGACGCGGCCCAGCGGATCGCGGAGCGGTTCGCGCACCTGACCCCGGACCTCCCGCTCGACCTGGAGGCGGAGTCGGTCTACGACACCCCGCCGGCCTCGGCCAAGGGACTGATCCCGCGCCAGCGCCGCGCGGCCGACGACCACCAGCCGACCGACTGACCGCCCAGGCCCCCGCCAGGAGGTGAACCCCTGTGATCGTGTCCGGTTCCGCCGCGGTCGTGCTCGGCCTCGTGATCTTTGTTCTCGTGCGCTACCGCGTCCTGTCCTACCTGTCGCTGTTCCTGTGCGGCACGTTCGGCTTCCTGCTCGCCAGCACCGGACTCGCGCCGTTCCTGCGGTCGGTGCTCGGCTTCCTGGCCAACGTCCTCGGCTCCATCGGCTGACCCTCATCTCAGAAAGGCAACCAATGTCCAGCGGACCCGCCCCCGCCTTCCTCCCCGCCGACCTGGACGGTTTCGTCGCCGGCCTGCGGGAGTTGGCGCAGTTCCTGACCGACAACCCGAAGATCCCCGCCCCGTACGCCCCGAGCCTGATGGTCTTCGCCAGGGGCGAGAGCGAGCCGGAGCGCCGTGCGGCCGTCGTGCGGGCCGCCGAGCTGATGGGGACCGAGGTAATCGAGAAGCGCGACCACTTCAAGACGCTCCGCCGGTTCGGTCCCATCGCCTATCAGGTGTGGGGGTCCACCGATGTCGGATACGCCGAGTACGACGCCCGGCGCTCCTACGACGACTCGGTGCGCCTGTGACGGCGAGCAAGCCGGGCACCCGGCGGGGCGACAAGTCGCCAAACTCCACCGCCTCGCCGGGGCCCTCCTCCACCAACCACCGCAAGATGACTGATCGGAGTTCCCTCAGCATGCCCACCCCCCGGCCCCTCGGCCAAACCGCGGCACTCCCGCCGGCGGTCGCCGAGCTGATCCGACAGGCGAACGCCCCCGGCTTTACCGCCTGGCGGGCCAACATCACCCGTGCCGGTGGCTGCACCAACCCCGTCCACCTGGTCGGCACGGCCGACACCGTGGACACCGCCACCGGCGAGATCCTGCACACCCACACCAGCGCGGACGGGCGCCTCCTGGTCGCCTGCGGCAACCGCCGCGCCACCGTCTGCCCCACCTGCTCCCGCCTCTACCGCGGCGACACCTACCAGCTCATCCGCGCCGGACTGATCGGCGGCAAGGACACCCCCGGCACGGTCACAGCCCACCCCCGGGCGTTCGTGACGCTGACCGCCCCGGGCTTCGGACCGGTCCACACCCGCCGGGAGATCGGCGGGAAGGTCCAGCGCTGTCGGCCCCGCCGCGCCGGCGGCACCTGCCCGCACGGTCTCCCCCTCGGCTGCCCGATCCGCCACACCGAGGAGGACGCCCAGCTCGGCGAGCCGCTGTGCCCGAACTGCTACGACTACCCCGGCGCGGTCCTGTGGCA contains the following coding sequences:
- a CDS encoding SCO3933 family regulatory protein, with protein sequence MSKFTGALCAVAPAPRLANRETGQVRVDRDSGLTMYQVGVCLLAGTQAEVINVSVPGEPKGVTLGVPLEVRELRATPWENDGRHGIAFRATEVKPLSGSAPAPASGKGGAQ
- a CDS encoding FtsK/SpoIIIE domain-containing protein; its protein translation is MTRHPATVAHHASRGGWFGWLLLALLAVWAVLYLGAPVYRRRFPALWWFGIGLPAVLWRVLVRWPETMAGCHLAASRKPALTVLANLVGRGSKPPRPRVPRRRMLHPTRNGFWLLVRLLPGQVPSDFADAAPALAHAWRVHGVRVTTPAEGLVKLTATALDPLAEPHLPQPGHGAGELLRVVVGALESGGAWVLDLRRIPHWLIVGATRSGKSTLINALVAGLAPQAVALVGIDCKGGMELSLYGPRLSALATDRRQAVKLLAALVELTQERMALCRSRAVRNVWALPDGTRPVPVVVIVDEIAELFLIASRAEKEEAQGAATALIRLAQLGAALGVFLVVAGQRVGSDLGPGVTALRAQLGGRVCHRVADPETAAMTLGDLHPDALEAAQAIDPTQPGTAVLASGDGWERARSALVAEDAAQRIAERFAHLTPDLPLDLEAESVYDTPPASAKGLIPRQRRAADDHQPTD